A genome region from Schistocerca americana isolate TAMUIC-IGC-003095 chromosome 1, iqSchAmer2.1, whole genome shotgun sequence includes the following:
- the LOC124593911 gene encoding inverted formin-2-like, which produces MDRQPAMLCRLELGVGRLRRLTRDGCSPQALESQNITVKMQVIELLCAVCAYSSKGHEMALHALRHFKVTCDQKHGFDIIVSELRNTKNVEYQTRLLSFINCLTLGCHNVHKRVQIRNELLGRGLGPILSSLSATDYKELQMQVSAFIDYQHRDEMELESTKQLTHHQLFETIFKKIADTPHAIRFHSMLQKLAQLDPTNPNVDSVWEALDSLSSEAIKPRFSIHKKPACTQKYHERRADSINKTHSFYIHNTSTVSTQTEVEYTREVKQLCDNEKQHQLSPSEAKLSFPAPPPLPPPPPCLPLPLITVVSSATPSASGVLSPSSLGGYSSQQKNYVPPPPPIPNSDSFETLMLHRRHSLPAHLPDSASLWTPVKDKSNTLPLPKRKMKTLSWTKIPVSMIGESVWTEMQSEAKSLRVDFKQMEELFCQKTATVQHRKSSPVTLPAPITPKITLLETKRDLAVNIYLKQFKLGGKAVIEVIKNLKGGDIGPEKLKALLPLLPTEKELTSVRCYSGDLDRLGEAEKFYLQLSEVPSFVLRIRAMLLKEEFPLRTYELREQLNAVADACNKLKANKCLKEFLALVLQLGNYINAGSYAGNAAGFTLSTLPKLLEIKANKPRLTFLHYVVEVAEANNKEILQFTEDMSNMKEMARISVDLLQEEVMKLISDVKHVASQLKEDTSGIRVQFKGNEHNFQHC; this is translated from the exons CACTAGAATCTCAGAACATCACAGTTAAAATGCAAGTTATTgaacttctctgtgctgtgtgcGCATATTCTTCGAAAGGACATGAAATGGCTCTTCATGCTCTACGGCACTTCAAG GTTACTTGTGATCAGAAGCATGGGTTTGACATAATAGTGAGTGAACTTCGTAACACAAAAAATGTTGAATATCAGACAAGGCTGCTTTCTTTCATCAACTGCCTAACACTGGGCTGCCACAATGTCCACAAGCGTGTGCAGATCAGGAATGAATTGCTTG GTCGTGGGCTTGGACCAATCCTGAGTTCACTAAGTGCAACTGATTATAAGGAGCTACAGATGCAAGTTTCAGCATTCATTGATTACCAACACAGAGATGAGATGGAATTAGAATCAACAAAACAACTAACTCATCATCAGTTGTTTGAAACAATATTCAAAAAG ATAGCTGATACACCACATGCTATCAGGTTCCACTCCATGCTACAAAAGCTTGCACAGCTAGATCCAACAAATCCAAATGT GGACAGTGTGTGGGAAGCACTTGACTCTCTTTCATCTGAAGCTATAAAACCTCGGTTTTCTATCCACAAAAAGCCAGCATGCACTCAAAAATATCATGAAAGAAGAGCTGACAGTATTAACAAAACACATTCTTTTTATATCCATAATACAAGCACAGTGTCTACGCAGACCGAGGTGGAATATACCAGAGAAGTAAAGCAACTTTGTGATAATGAGAAACAGCATCAGTTGTCACCATCAGAAGCAAAACTGTCATTTCCAgcaccacctcctcttcctcctcctccaccttgtCTGCCACTGCCACTTATTACAGTGGTGTCATCAGCTACTCCATCAGCTTCAGGGGTGCTATCACCTTCATCACTTGGAGGTTACAGTTCTCAACAAAAAAATTATGTACCTCCACCTCCTCCAATTCCCAATAGTGACAGCTTTGAAACACTGATGTTACATAGGAGACATTCACTTCCAGCACATTTACCAGATTCTGCAAGTTTGTGGACACCAGTAAAGGACAAGTCTAACACACTACCACTGCCCAAGCGGAAGATGAAAACCCTAAGCTGGACAAAGATTCCAGTCTCTATGATAG GTGAATCAGTATGGACTGAAATGCAGAGCGAAGCAAAGAGTCTTAGAGTTGATTTCAAGCAAATGGAAGAACTGTTCTGTCAGAAAACTGCTACTGTGCAACATCGAAAGTCTTCTCCAGTAACACTTCCAGCACCAATAACTCCCAAGATCACTTTACTGGAAACCAAGAGAGATCTGGCAGTAAACATTTATCTAAAACAGTTCAAATTGGGAGGGAAAGCAGTCATAGAAGTTATAAAGAACCTTAAAGGAGGTGATATAGGTCCTGAGAAACTGAAAGCTCTCTTGCCACTACTTCCCACAGAAAAAGAG CTTACTTCAGTCAGATGCTATTCTGGAGATCTGGATCGTTTAGGAGAGGCAGAGAAATTTTATCTTCAGCTATCAGAAGTACCTTCCTTTGTCCTCAGGATTAGGGCAATGTTGCTT AAAGAAGAGTTTCCTTTAAGAACATATGAACTGAGAGAACAACTAAATGCCGTTGCAGATGCATGCAATAAGCTGAAGGCTAATAAATGTTTGAAAGAATTTCTAGCACTAGTGCTTCAACTTGGAAACTACATAAATGCT GGAAGCTATGCGGGCAATGCAGCAGGCTTTACACTCAGCACACTACCAAAGCTCCTAGAAATAAAAGCAAACAAACCAAGGCTGACATTCTTGCACTATGTGGTAGAAGTTGCAGAAGCTAACAATAAGGAAATATTACAATTCAcagaagatatgagtaacatgaAAGAAATGGCAAG GATATCAGTGGATCTGCTCCAGGAAGAAGTGATGAAACTTATTAGTGATGTCAAACATGTTGCATCACAGCTGAAGGAAGATACAAGTGGAATCAGGGTGCAGTTCAAAGGTAATGAACACAACTTCCAGCACTGTTAA